CGGCCCGCTCCCCCGCCTCCACACCGAGTGCCCGGGCCAGCTCGGCGTAGCGCACGGGCGCACTTTCCATGCCCCGGGTCAGGCCAAAGTCCACGGTCAGGACCACGTACCGCGGTGAACCGTTCACCGTGGCGCGTTTCAGCACCGAGTCCCGGTACCCGAACTGCAGCTCTTCATTGGTGAACTGCACCACGGTACGGGTTTCCCGGTCCCAGGCGCGGACGCCGGTAATGCTGTGCGAAACATCCGCACCGTAGGCTCCCACATTCTGCACCGGCGTCGCACCGGCCAGGCCCGGAATGCCGGAGAGCGCCTCGAGGCCGGAGCAGCCCCGGCGCAGGGTTTCCGCCACCAGCTCATCCCAGGGGTGACCGGCCTGCGCACGGACGGTGACCGTGTTTTTGTCCTCGGTGAATTCCAAGCCGCGGGTGGCAACGTGGACCACCGCGCCGTCGAACCCGGCGTCGGAGATCAGCAGATTGGAACCGCCGCCCACAATCAGCAGCGGTTCCTTCGCCTCATCGGCGGCACGGACCGCACCGATGAGTTCGTCCTCGGTTTCAGCGTTGATGTAGCGGCGGGCGGGCCCGCCCACGCGGGAGGTGGTCAGGGAGGCCAGGGGCAAAGAGGTCAGCGCACTCACCAGATCCGTACAACCGCCTGTGCCTTGACCAGCACCTTCTGGCCGTTGAACGTGACGGTGAGGTCCACGCGTGCGGTGGAATTGTCAGCGTCGAGCGCTCCAATTACTCCGGTGACTTCGACGACGGCGCCGGCCTCGCCGTCAACATCCTCCACCGGAACCGGCCGGGTGAAACGCGTCTGGTAGTCGATCACGGCACCCGGATCGCCGATCCAGTCGGTCACCAGCTGCACAGCGGCGCCCATGGTGAACATGCCGTGGGCGATGACGCCGGGCAGGTCCACGCTGCGGGCAAACCGCTCGTTCCAGTGGATGGGGTTGAAGTCTCCGGACGCTCCCGCGTAACGGACCAGATCGGCGCGGGAAATCTCCAGCGTGGCCGAGCCGATTTCCTGTCCGGCGGCGAGTTCGCTTAATGCAATCGACACGGCGTTACTGCCCTTCTCCGCGGACGAGGATGGATGACAC
This genomic interval from Arthrobacter sunyaminii contains the following:
- a CDS encoding UDP-N-acetylmuramate dehydrogenase; translated protein: MTSLPLASLTTSRVGGPARRYINAETEDELIGAVRAADEAKEPLLIVGGGSNLLISDAGFDGAVVHVATRGLEFTEDKNTVTVRAQAGHPWDELVAETLRRGCSGLEALSGIPGLAGATPVQNVGAYGADVSHSITGVRAWDRETRTVVQFTNEELQFGYRDSVLKRATVNGSPRYVVLTVDFGLTRGMESAPVRYAELARALGVEAGERAAAEDVRREVLRLRAGKGMVLDPEDPDTWSTGSFFTNPVVSEEEAAHLPPEAPRYPVEQPGMVKLSAAWLIDRSGFPKGFGLPETGQGAELAGGRASLSTKHTLAVTNRGNASAEDLLAVARAVADGVDEAFGLRLHPEPLLINCSL
- a CDS encoding MaoC family dehydratase, which translates into the protein MSIALSELAAGQEIGSATLEISRADLVRYAGASGDFNPIHWNERFARSVDLPGVIAHGMFTMGAAVQLVTDWIGDPGAVIDYQTRFTRPVPVEDVDGEAGAVVEVTGVIGALDADNSTARVDLTVTFNGQKVLVKAQAVVRIW